The genomic stretch ATTTCTTCACTGGTGAATCCAATGGGTACATGGATTGACATGGCAAATGATTAGGGTGCTACAATCCTCATTCGTGTGCTCTCCCTTAAAATTTCTCTTTTGCCAATTTATTGCAGTGCAGCTTCAACACCATGCCCGGCATCGGCTTCCAACTTTTCAGTTGATCTTTGTCCATGTAATTGAATCACTTGTCTTTGTACCGGTAAGCATtgattctatttatttatttcggaTAGAGATTACAAAGCcattctcaaatttttataaaCGAATTCAATTGTCTTCTTCCCCAGACTATTTTGATTTCTGTAGGTTGTTGGCTAATAGAGTTATAAATTGGGTTTTGCAGATTATGATTGGTATCCTATTTTTTCTGTTCGAATTTTATGATGATCAGTTGTTGGCTTTCATGGTCCTGATTCTTGTTTGGCTGAGTGAACTCTTTACCCTTatcaggtctctctctctctctctctccatggaTATATAGCGACTGATTTGGTGTACCGGGTATACTTATGCATGTTGTCTTTGGTTGAGAAATATTGCATATATGTTGCATTCTATTAGGACAAGGTAGCCTATCTGATGGGTTTGCAAGCAAAAAATACCTGTCTGCAACAGCATTTTTGGATTTCTGTTAAGAACAATTTACTCTATTCAATGTAGAAGTTTATGCTTTGCAATGAGGCAGGTAGGATCAGGTCGGGCCATACATGGGTCAGAGTTGTGGTTGGGTATTCATGATAAACATTGTTTGGATTCCTTGACTTATTATGACCAATATCAGGAGGTGTGGGTTAGGTTGTAAATGAATCTGGTTCACCCAAAGGCAGACCTACACTCAGTCAAGACTAAATTTGGGGTAGTGGACAGGCTGGGTTGTTATTGACACTCATGGTAACAGTATCTTAGCTCATACAAAACCATTTCTGGGATTCTTGCAGAAGATGCCCAGATTAATGGCATTGATGCAATGATTGAGCTATTTTTTCACTTGAGCAATGATTTTGACACGAGTTGTTGTGGCTGAAGGGGAGCAACAGATGGACACTTGTTTAACAATTATGTCTCTGACTAATTAACCCTCCATCTGGCAAACACTTCATTTGCcacttttctctctctgtctctctctgtgtctcatCATGTGTACTTGTCTATATGCATGTATGTGTGCTTGCTGGtgtatttttctaatttggttGTGCAAGTAAATTCATGTGTAATGTTTTTCTAATATGGTTGTGCTTGCTAATATATCTTGCAGCGTCCGGACACCAATATCAATGAAGTTCTTCCCTCGCTTCTTTTTGCTCTACTTTCTGGTTTTTcacatttatttcttttcctatgCTTATGGTATGGCCCTATTACCTTTCTGGACTTATTTCTGTATCAGGTGGAATCTCTTGTTTTTCTCTTAAACTATTGCTTATAATTTCTCCAGGTTTTTCATATTTGGCTCTGTCTACTGCTGCAGCATTTATGCAGCACCTCATTCTATACTTCTGGAACCGTTTCGAGGTAATGATTATTGTATATGctaagttctttttttcttttttttccttctcctctCAATACATTTATGCATTGGCTAATAGCAGGTCACTATTAGCTTGCAAttgtatttcatgaaaattattGAACTGAATTCTTTTTTGTTGACTGTTTTCACTTGCATGTATCAATAGGTTAGTTACAGCTCTATCTTTACTGAAAAATGAGCAGGGCTTGTTTCTATTCATGGtttctcaattgtttttggTTAATAGACATTTCCTATTGCATCTTTACTTGAAGCCATTATATATGGATTCTTCTGCTTCAATGGCCATTGGTCATATACATGGGTTAGCTTCCTTGCCTTGTCCCATAGAAGTCATTTATGTGAATGGGTGGTGTCTGGGTTATTTGTTAAAATGGGCTTTGAAATGAGTTGTGTTTAACAATTTATTGAATAGGGCCCAGAGACTTCGTGATTCTGTTTCTACTGGGAAATATATGAAACAGATTTggagaattgtttttttatttatttttcattattgatCATACAAATATTTTAGAGGCATTATTTGTTTAAATCTTAGGGAAAATGCCATGTTATTAACCTGAGTTTTGCCTGTAACAAATTGCCTCATGGGCTTCTAATTTTTCGAATTCACTTTAGTTTTGctcattgataaaaaaaataatttcatccAAACTTTAGTCCTGTTTTTAGCAGGACTAATGCCATGTATGCAATTTTGCACATTAGATCCACAAACAAACTTCTGCATGTTTGCACTGTctcgtcaaaaaaaaaaaagtaaaaaacaaaaccatataaaggaaaaaaaaatcaaagtattcATGGAGGGGCAAGCAAACCCCTCTCCCACCCACCCTCCACCGAGTGGTGGGGTGGGCTGTGTAAAGGGGGTGGGGGTGATGTCCCTAAGTGGAGGGGTACAGTGGGTCGACCCATCCCTCCCCCAACAATTGTAAAATGAATGATTGACACCCTGTCTAACTAAAACTTAAGAACACCCATTTTGATTTCTCCTTTGTGTTAAAAAATGCCCTATTAATCCTTTCCATAAAGATGTGCTGTTGAATCTTCAGAATCTTTGGAGCATGTTACTGTTTATTATATTGAAGTCAGTTCGATATGGTTTCATATCCAAAAGTAAGGATAGAGTCATAGCTGCTGCCAAACAAGATTGCTTATGGCACAGCCTGTATGGCATTTGTGTTGGTATAGAAATTTGAATGAACTTTTCTTGACTTCATGTTTGATCACTAATACAGTGCTAAACTTGTCCCAGGTACCTGCTTTACAAAGGTTTATGCAAAACCGTCGATCACAGCTTCAGCAGCATCCAGACTTCCACATTACCTCCTCAACCATCCTTGCGTCGACTTTACACATCACAAGATTGAACACAAGGAATCCTGGTTCGGTTAACACAGACTTGACCTCTGGGACTGGTTTGAGACATGGATCTGACCCAGTGGTGCCAGCCAATGCAGGAGTAGATGTTTCTGGGCTTCAGGAACAATCAGAAAGCGAAAACGGGGCAGGGAACCCAATGCAGATGGCTGGACAACCTAATCTTCAGCAAGCAGATAATGGTCCCAACCCTGGGGCTATGAATTCGTTCAGTTCGCTTTTGTTATGGATCTTAGGAGGCGCCTCTTCTGAAGGCTTCAACTCATTCCTTTCCATGTTCAGAGATGTGAGAGACCAAGGACAGGTTTTTGCTGAATCCCCTAGGCGAGACAACCGTGCAAATCAAAATGTGCAATAGTGTTGGAACACTATCTTTAAAGGAGATTTGCTTGTTTATTAGTGTTAGATTGTAGTGCACGTTCATGTTTAATAGCATAGCACAGGGTTTTACTGGATCTACTTGTTTGTACAGAAATGATAGATATACATATGTTGGATATGTTACTTGTTAGAGGCTAAACCCTGTTAATTCGTCCGTGTAagcaaaaaagaacaagaaaatcaaagaaaatgtcTACATTGCATGTCTTGCATTCACATTACATACAATGGATAGTACATGACTGTAACATATTGTTTGGGATGCAATGTTATTGAATCCTGTACTATATTTTACCTCTTCAAGTAAGGATCCAAGTGACAATGTTTGAATTTCAAGAGAGAAGATGCTTGTCTTGTAGgggttgtgtgtgtgtgtctgtgtttttttttttttgaagattggAGGACTCTttccatttttctatttttttgtaaagattttaatttgttgcaTTTAACTGCAGTATACtgtcatatcatttaaaaattttgaatggcATTACAACATGTTTCAACATATACTATTAATGTTGGGTCTTGAAAATGGTGATATCTCTTGTGGAGATGTTGATCTCGTGGGAGACAACCTGTCGAGCGAGACCCCAATGTCTTTGGGGTCTTTGTGGAGCTTGAATGccattgatttttgaaaatcaaagaATGAGAGCGGTGAGCGAGTGAATTAAGGAGGCCTCTACAACAATGTTCGTGTGTGACACAATTAGAGCAAAACTGGTAGCTTTCTTAAATTTCATTCTCttctctaaatttaaggaaaactctcaaaaaaaaattacattccaTTGGTGTTCTCTAAACCAAGGAAAACATAAGTGCTTTAGGGCAGCACTTTTAGTTctcttaacattattttaatataaaaatttaaaaaaaaaatttaaaaaaaatacaaaaaaggctttatcttttctttaacatttatttgaaacagtatttaaatgatttttctttcctctctctttctcctaacatttaatttaaaaaatatttaactagtataaaaaaaaataataacataagCTATTGGGAAGTTTATTCGaatagaaaagcaaaaagtagcTTGGTTtactacattttttaaaaagaaaaaaaaaaatgtaaagaaagCTGCAACTAGTGCTCTTAAATGGTAATTTGGTATGAAAAATGCAATACTTAACACTCTTTTCTTACTCTCATTTACTTAAAACCCTTAAATGgccaattttgggaaaaaaataatttattggcACCAGTGAATTAAGTGATGTGATGAAGGAGAAAAAACATGGCTCGTCTTTTCTAAGTTGAATATAGTTGTAGTGTATACAGCATACAGCTGTAGTGCCTCTTTAAACTCAGATGGGTTTGCAAATAATTGTCCCACATGTATTTCAACCTTCTCTTTCAGATCATGCACTCCATGCCATTCCGGAtactttctcctttttcttttacttgtaCCTTCAACATTCTCATCACTTTCCAGGCTAAGCAGTTCAGGACTTTACACACCCTCTTCATTCGGTTGTTTGAGTTTGCCCTTTCCAGTGTGAACCTCCTTAGGAGCTGATGATGATGCTTCACCCAATGGCTTGAACCACTTCATTGTAGCCTCCCTTGCCGCCCGTAGaacttcttcatttttgggATTGACGTAAGCGTCATCCTCCATTCCATCAGTATCTTCAAAATCACTTAATGGAAGAGGTGGAATAACCACTTCATCctgctcatcttcttcatcttcatcctgGTCATCTTCGTTATATCCATGACATGGAGGCTGCCTACGTGTGGAATACCTGGTTATGGACTGTCTGGCAGTGGACTGCTTGCGTGTGGACTGCCTGGCAGTGGGCTACTTGCGTGTGGACTGCCTGGCTATGGACTACATGGCTGTGGACTGCATCTTaccctttttcttctccctGGAAGAAGTTTGCTCAACATTCTTTTGCtgcttcatttgtttttctatCTCTTTGACATTTTGCTCAACCTTCTCTTTTTTGATCTCCTTCATAAGCACCTCTTCATATCCATGATTTTCCTCATGATCCACAAACTCATCTCCATCATCTACATGATAACTTATAAAACCACTGGAACTTCAACAATAGCCCAACTATGTTTGTCTCCATCTTCTTCTACA from Corylus avellana chromosome ca1, CavTom2PMs-1.0 encodes the following:
- the LOC132168050 gene encoding membralin-like protein At1g60995, producing the protein MVQLQHHARHRLPTFQLIFVHVIESLVFVPIMIGILFFLFEFYDDQLLAFMVLILVWLSELFTLISVRTPISMKFFPRFFLLYFLVFHIYFFSYAYGFSYLALSTAAAFMQHLILYFWNRFEVPALQRFMQNRRSQLQQHPDFHITSSTILASTLHITRLNTRNPGSVNTDLTSGTGLRHGSDPVVPANAGVDVSGLQEQSESENGAGNPMQMAGQPNLQQADNGPNPGAMNSFSSLLLWILGGASSEGFNSFLSMFRDVRDQGQVFAESPRRDNRANQNVQ